The proteins below are encoded in one region of Avibacterium volantium:
- a CDS encoding acetate uptake transporter — translation MNKLGKQMTTQTTEKLANPGPLGLCGFALTTWLLSLINAGIFDKQDGISIVLAMAFAFGGTAQLIAGIMEYRKGNTFGFTAFISYGSFWWSWALLVQFMPTASPAFLGCYLAAWGTFTLMMFIASFSKPKALRVVFFFLVLTFYALAIGDGFGYHGLVQIGGCLGLITALSAFYLAAAEMINENFGREVLPI, via the coding sequence ATTAACAAACTAGGAAAACAAATGACAACTCAAACAACAGAAAAATTGGCAAACCCGGGCCCATTAGGGTTATGCGGTTTTGCTTTAACTACTTGGCTATTAAGTTTAATTAACGCCGGCATTTTTGATAAACAAGATGGCATTTCTATTGTGCTTGCCATGGCATTCGCTTTTGGCGGAACGGCACAATTAATCGCAGGCATTATGGAATACCGCAAAGGCAACACCTTTGGTTTCACTGCCTTTATCAGCTACGGATCATTTTGGTGGTCTTGGGCATTGTTGGTACAATTTATGCCAACAGCCAGCCCTGCATTTTTAGGCTGCTATTTAGCCGCGTGGGGAACATTCACCTTAATGATGTTCATCGCCTCTTTCAGCAAGCCAAAAGCATTGCGTGTAGTGTTCTTTTTCTTAGTATTAACCTTCTACGCACTAGCAATCGGTGATGGTTTTGGCTATCACGGCTTAGTACAAATCGGCGGCTGCCTAGGCCTAATCACCGCACTCAGCGCTTTCTACCTCGCTGCAGCAGAAATGATTAACGAAAATTTCGGTAGAGAGGTTTTACCGATTTAG
- a CDS encoding glycosyltransferase family 2 protein, which produces MTWIAMKIALFVPTYNAGELWKSWIQTYQQQKLKADKVIIIDSSSRDKTVELSEQANFEVTVIPTREFNHGGTRNLSASLSKDADIFVFLTQDALLSSPFSLQKIIEPFSDSQVGAVYGRQLPHKDANPLATHARLFNYPDKTIIKSQEDIARLGIKTVFISNSFAAYRASLFRELGGFPDNVIMAEDMHLAARIIGAGYKIAYSTEATVHHSHNYTPWQEFKRYFDTGVFQKQENWIQEKFGKPTGEGRRFVLSEMKYLTKNAPFWIPRAIFTTLFKFIGYKLGTYYGILPKTFIRLFSMHKQYWNK; this is translated from the coding sequence ATGACATGGATTGCTATGAAAATAGCTCTATTTGTTCCCACTTATAATGCTGGTGAACTGTGGAAATCTTGGATTCAAACTTATCAGCAGCAGAAATTAAAAGCAGATAAAGTTATTATTATCGACTCATCTTCTCGCGATAAAACAGTTGAATTATCTGAGCAGGCTAATTTTGAGGTAACTGTTATTCCTACTCGTGAGTTTAATCATGGTGGTACGAGAAATTTATCAGCCTCCTTGTCCAAAGATGCTGATATTTTCGTTTTTCTGACACAAGATGCACTGCTCTCATCTCCCTTTAGCCTGCAAAAAATTATTGAACCATTTTCAGATTCTCAAGTAGGTGCGGTGTATGGACGTCAACTTCCACATAAAGATGCAAATCCATTAGCTACACACGCTCGCTTATTCAACTACCCAGACAAGACAATAATAAAAAGCCAAGAAGATATTGCTAGGCTAGGGATAAAAACAGTATTTATCTCTAATTCTTTTGCTGCATATCGAGCTTCTTTATTTAGAGAACTAGGAGGATTTCCCGATAATGTAATTATGGCAGAAGATATGCATTTAGCCGCAAGAATTATTGGAGCTGGATATAAGATTGCTTATTCTACTGAAGCCACAGTACATCACTCCCATAACTACACTCCTTGGCAGGAATTTAAACGTTATTTTGATACGGGAGTCTTTCAAAAACAAGAAAATTGGATACAAGAAAAATTTGGCAAGCCAACAGGTGAAGGGCGGCGATTTGTACTATCTGAAATGAAATATCTAACAAAAAATGCTCCTTTTTGGATTCCTAGAGCAATATTCACAACCTTATTCAAATTTATTGGATATAAATTGGGTACTTATTACGGTATATTACCGAAAACGTTTATTCGACTCTTCAGTATGCATAAGCAATACTGGAATAAATAA
- the rpoB gene encoding DNA-directed RNA polymerase subunit beta, with product MGYSYTEKKRIRKDFGKRPQVLNVPYLLTIQLDSFDKFIQRDPDGQQGLEAAFRSVFPIVSNNGNTELQYVSYRLGEPVFDVRECQIRGTTYAAPLRVKLRLVSYDKDAAPGTIKDIKEQEVYMGEIPLMTDNGTFVINGTERVIVSQLHRSPGVFFDSDKGKTHSSGKVLYNARIIPYRGSWLDFEFDPKDNLYARIDRRRKLPATIILRALNYTTEEILDLFFDKVVFQIEDNKLLMTLVPERLRGETATFDIVANGKTYVEVGRRITARHIRALEKDNVTQVEVPTEYIVGKVAAKDYVDLETGEVICPANGEITLEILAKLAQAGYKTIETLFTNDLDYGPYISDTLRVDPTTDRLSALVEIYRMMRPGEPPTKEAAEGLFDNLFFSPDRYDLSAVGRMKFNRSLGIEETTGSGILSKEDIVNVMRKLIDIRNGRGEVDDIDHLGNRRIRSVGEMAENQFRIGLVRVERAVKERLSLGDLEAVTPQDLINAKPISAAVKEFFGSSQLSQFMDQNNPLSEVTHKRRISALGPGGLTRERAGFEVRDVQATHYGRVCPIETPEGPNIGLINSLAVYARTNDYGFLETPYRKVVNGQVTEEIEYLSAIEEGKYIIAQANSNLDDELRFTDTFVTCRGEHGESGLYRPEEIHYMDVSTQQIVSVAAALIPFLEHDDANRALMGANMQRQAVPTLRADKPLVGTGMEKPVALDSGVAVVAKRGGTIQYVDASRIVVKVNEDETVAGEAGIDIYNLVKYTRSNQNTCINQIPCVKLGEPIERGEILADGPSTDLGELALGQNMRVAFMPWNGYNFEDSMLVSERVVQEDRFTTIHIQELSCVARDTKLGSEEITADIPNVGEAALSKLDESGIVYIGAEVKGGDILVGKVTPKGETQLTPEEKLLRAIFGEKASDVKDSSLRVPNSVSGTVIDVQVFTRDGVEKDKRALEIEEMQLKQAKKDLVEELEILEAGLFARVRNLLISGGIDAAQLDQLERTKWLEQTLSDEEKQSQLEQLAEQYEELRKDFEHKLEVKRGKIIQGDDLAPGVLKVVKVYLAVKRQIQPGDKMAGRHGNKGVISKINPVEDMPYDENGQPVDIVLNPLGVPSRMNIGQILETHLGLAAKGIGDQINAMIKQKQDVEKLRGYIQKAYDLGGGSQKVDLSTFTDEEVMRLAQNLRKGLPLATPVFDGAHEEEIKGLLELGGLPTSGQITLYDGRTGEKFERPVTVGYMYMLKLNHLVDDKMHARSTGSYSLVTQQPLGGKAQFGGQRFGEMEVWALEAYGAAYTLQEMLTVKSDDVNGRTKMYKNIVSGNQQMDPGTPESFNVIMKEIRSLGINIDLDEE from the coding sequence ATGGGTTACTCCTATACTGAGAAAAAACGTATTCGTAAAGACTTCGGCAAACGTCCGCAAGTTTTAAATGTACCTTATTTATTAACTATTCAACTTGATTCTTTCGATAAATTTATCCAAAGAGATCCAGATGGTCAGCAAGGCTTAGAAGCCGCATTCCGTTCTGTATTTCCAATTGTCAGCAACAATGGCAATACGGAATTACAATATGTGAGCTATCGCTTAGGCGAGCCAGTATTTGATGTGCGTGAATGTCAAATTCGCGGCACCACTTATGCTGCGCCATTGCGTGTGAAATTACGTCTTGTTAGCTATGACAAAGATGCCGCGCCAGGCACAATTAAAGATATTAAAGAACAAGAAGTTTATATGGGTGAAATCCCATTAATGACAGATAACGGAACATTTGTGATTAATGGTACTGAGCGTGTAATCGTTTCGCAATTACACCGTAGCCCAGGCGTATTCTTTGATAGCGACAAAGGTAAAACGCACTCATCAGGAAAAGTGCTTTATAACGCACGTATTATTCCTTACCGTGGTTCTTGGTTAGATTTTGAGTTTGATCCAAAAGATAACTTATATGCGCGTATTGACCGCCGCCGTAAATTGCCGGCAACCATTATTTTGCGTGCATTAAACTATACAACAGAAGAAATTTTAGACTTATTCTTCGATAAAGTCGTTTTCCAAATTGAAGATAACAAATTATTAATGACCTTAGTGCCAGAAAGATTGCGTGGTGAAACGGCAACTTTCGATATTGTGGCAAATGGAAAAACTTATGTTGAAGTCGGTCGCCGTATTACAGCTCGTCATATCCGCGCCCTTGAAAAAGACAATGTGACTCAGGTTGAAGTGCCAACAGAATACATTGTGGGTAAAGTGGCAGCGAAAGATTATGTTGATCTTGAAACTGGCGAAGTGATTTGCCCTGCCAATGGCGAAATTACGCTAGAGATTTTAGCGAAACTCGCTCAAGCAGGTTACAAAACGATCGAAACCCTATTTACTAACGATTTAGACTACGGCCCATATATTTCAGATACCTTACGCGTTGATCCAACTACTGATCGCTTAAGTGCATTGGTTGAAATCTATCGTATGATGCGTCCAGGTGAGCCGCCAACAAAAGAAGCGGCAGAAGGTTTATTTGATAACCTGTTCTTCTCACCAGATCGCTATGATTTATCTGCGGTAGGTCGTATGAAATTCAACCGCTCTTTAGGCATTGAAGAAACCACTGGCAGCGGCATTTTAAGCAAAGAAGATATCGTTAATGTAATGCGTAAATTAATCGATATCCGTAACGGTCGTGGCGAAGTAGATGATATTGACCACTTAGGTAACCGCCGTATTCGTTCAGTAGGTGAAATGGCAGAAAACCAATTCCGTATTGGTTTAGTGCGTGTTGAGCGTGCGGTGAAAGAGCGTCTTTCTTTAGGCGATCTTGAAGCAGTTACACCACAAGATTTAATCAATGCCAAACCAATTTCGGCAGCGGTGAAAGAATTCTTTGGTTCATCACAACTTTCCCAGTTTATGGATCAAAATAACCCGCTTTCAGAAGTAACCCATAAACGCCGTATTTCAGCCTTAGGGCCAGGTGGTTTAACCCGTGAACGTGCAGGCTTTGAGGTGCGAGATGTTCAAGCAACTCACTATGGTCGCGTGTGTCCAATCGAAACCCCTGAAGGTCCAAACATCGGTTTGATCAACTCTTTAGCGGTGTATGCGCGTACTAACGATTATGGTTTCTTAGAAACACCATATCGTAAAGTGGTAAATGGCCAAGTTACTGAAGAAATTGAATATTTATCGGCCATTGAAGAAGGCAAATATATTATCGCGCAGGCGAACTCAAACTTAGATGATGAGTTACGTTTTACCGATACTTTCGTAACCTGTCGTGGTGAACACGGTGAGTCTGGTTTATACCGTCCAGAAGAAATTCACTATATGGACGTATCGACCCAACAAATCGTTTCTGTGGCAGCCGCACTTATCCCGTTCCTTGAACACGATGATGCGAACCGTGCCTTGATGGGGGCGAACATGCAACGCCAAGCGGTACCAACCTTGCGTGCGGATAAACCATTAGTCGGTACAGGTATGGAAAAACCGGTGGCGTTAGACTCTGGTGTTGCGGTTGTAGCAAAACGTGGTGGAACAATCCAATACGTTGATGCTTCACGTATCGTGGTGAAAGTTAATGAAGATGAAACCGTAGCAGGTGAAGCAGGTATTGATATTTACAATCTTGTGAAATATACCCGCTCTAACCAAAACACCTGTATTAACCAAATTCCTTGCGTGAAATTAGGTGAGCCAATTGAACGTGGTGAAATCCTTGCGGACGGGCCATCAACGGATCTTGGTGAACTTGCCCTCGGTCAAAATATGCGTGTGGCATTTATGCCTTGGAATGGTTATAACTTTGAAGACTCAATGTTAGTGTCTGAGCGTGTGGTGCAAGAAGATCGTTTCACTACCATTCACATTCAAGAGCTTTCTTGTGTGGCACGCGATACTAAATTAGGTTCTGAAGAAATCACTGCAGATATTCCAAACGTAGGTGAAGCGGCATTAAGCAAACTTGATGAATCAGGGATTGTGTATATCGGTGCGGAAGTAAAAGGCGGCGATATTCTTGTGGGTAAAGTGACACCAAAAGGTGAAACGCAATTAACCCCAGAAGAAAAATTATTACGCGCAATCTTTGGTGAAAAAGCGTCTGATGTAAAAGATTCTTCATTACGTGTACCAAACAGCGTATCTGGTACAGTTATTGACGTTCAAGTGTTCACTCGTGACGGCGTAGAAAAAGATAAACGCGCCTTAGAAATCGAAGAAATGCAGTTAAAACAAGCGAAGAAAGATCTTGTGGAAGAATTAGAGATCTTAGAAGCAGGCTTGTTTGCTCGTGTTCGCAACTTATTGATTTCAGGCGGAATTGACGCTGCGCAATTAGATCAATTAGAACGCACCAAATGGTTAGAACAAACCCTTTCAGACGAAGAAAAACAAAGCCAGTTAGAGCAACTTGCGGAGCAATATGAAGAGCTTCGTAAAGACTTTGAGCATAAACTCGAAGTGAAACGTGGCAAAATCATTCAAGGTGATGATCTTGCACCGGGCGTGTTGAAAGTGGTGAAAGTGTACCTCGCGGTGAAACGCCAAATCCAACCGGGTGATAAAATGGCAGGTCGCCACGGTAACAAAGGGGTTATCTCAAAAATCAACCCAGTTGAAGATATGCCGTATGACGAAAATGGTCAGCCAGTAGATATCGTATTGAACCCACTGGGCGTACCTTCGCGTATGAACATCGGTCAGATCCTTGAAACGCACTTAGGTTTAGCGGCGAAAGGAATTGGTGATCAAATCAATGCAATGATTAAACAAAAACAAGATGTTGAGAAATTGCGTGGTTATATCCAAAAAGCCTATGACTTAGGTGGTGGTTCACAAAAAGTGGATCTTTCAACCTTTACCGATGAAGAAGTGATGCGTTTAGCGCAAAACTTACGCAAAGGTTTACCATTGGCAACGCCAGTATTTGATGGTGCGCACGAAGAAGAAATTAAAGGCTTATTAGAGCTAGGTGGATTGCCAACTTCAGGTCAAATCACCTTATACGATGGTCGCACAGGTGAGAAATTTGAACGTCCAGTAACCGTAGGTTATATGTATATGCTCAAATTGAACCACTTAGTTGATGACAAAATGCACGCGCGTTCAACAGGTTCTTATAGTCTTGTTACGCAGCAACCATTGGGTGGTAAAGCACAGTTCGGTGGTCAGCGTTTCGGTGAGATGGAGGTTTGGGCGCTTGAAGCTTATGGTGCCGCTTACACCTTACAAGAAATGCTTACCGTTAAATCCGATGATGTGAACGGCCGTACGAAGATGTACAAAAACATCGTGAGCGGTAACCAACAAATGGATCCGGGTACACCAGAATCTTTCAACGTAATTATGAAAGAAATTCGTTCACTCGGTATCAATATCGACTTAGACGAAGAATAA
- a CDS encoding mannose-1-phosphate guanylyltransferase/mannose-6-phosphate isomerase, with translation MLEYNNMENEDFSVPIYPVILAGGTGSRLWPLSRESYPKQFLKFGNNELSMLQTTIKRLEKIKNCQPPLVICNDAHRFIVKEQLREIGETESSIILEPFGKNTAPAAALASFYLTSKNKSAIILILAADHFIQDMDTFCDTINTYKNYTEKNILLTFGIKPNKPETGYGYIKKGDYFYKNSFLVEKFVEKPNYQIAQEYINSGRYLWNSGIFMFTAQTYLDELKKYRPDIYDVCKLSINDAIQDDKFIRIKDSSYENCPQDSIDYAVMERTKKSIVIPIDIGWNDVGSWSSLWDISEKNNDGNVLQGDIITLESNNNYIFSEHGVISTIGIKDLIIIQTKDVLLIAEKDSTQKIKQVVERLDSLGKCKYK, from the coding sequence ATGCTTGAATATAATAATATGGAAAATGAAGATTTTTCTGTTCCAATATACCCAGTGATATTAGCAGGAGGGACGGGGTCTAGACTATGGCCGCTGTCTAGGGAGTCATATCCGAAACAATTCTTAAAATTTGGAAATAACGAACTATCCATGCTACAAACAACGATAAAAAGATTAGAAAAAATAAAAAATTGCCAACCTCCTTTAGTAATCTGTAATGATGCTCATCGCTTTATTGTTAAAGAGCAGCTTAGAGAAATAGGTGAAACAGAGTCTAGTATAATATTAGAACCATTTGGAAAAAATACGGCTCCAGCAGCCGCCCTCGCTTCGTTTTATTTAACCAGCAAGAATAAATCAGCAATAATTTTAATATTAGCAGCTGATCATTTTATCCAAGATATGGATACTTTCTGCGATACTATTAACACATATAAAAACTATACAGAAAAAAATATCTTGCTAACTTTTGGAATTAAACCTAATAAGCCTGAAACTGGATATGGATATATTAAGAAAGGAGATTATTTTTATAAAAATAGTTTTTTAGTGGAGAAGTTTGTTGAAAAACCTAATTATCAAATAGCACAAGAATATATAAATAGTGGTCGATATTTATGGAACAGTGGAATTTTTATGTTTACAGCTCAGACTTATCTTGATGAATTAAAAAAATATAGACCTGATATTTATGATGTTTGTAAACTTTCTATTAATGACGCAATACAGGATGATAAATTTATACGAATAAAAGATAGTTCATATGAAAACTGTCCTCAGGACTCTATCGATTATGCTGTAATGGAAAGAACAAAAAAATCAATTGTGATACCAATAGATATTGGATGGAATGATGTAGGGTCATGGAGTTCATTATGGGATATTTCTGAAAAAAATAATGATGGTAATGTTTTACAAGGAGATATAATCACATTAGAAAGCAATAATAATTATATATTTTCAGAACATGGAGTAATTTCAACGATAGGTATTAAAGATCTAATCATCATACAAACGAAAGATGTTTTACTAATTGCAGAAAAAGATAGTACTCAAAAAATAAAACAAGTAGTAGAACGCTTGGATAGTCTAGGAAAATGCAAATATAAATGA
- the rpoC gene encoding DNA-directed RNA polymerase subunit beta' encodes MKDLVKFLKAQSKSSEDFDVIKIGLASPDMIRSWSFGEVKKPETINYRTFKPERDGLFCARIFGPVKDYECLCGKYKRLKHRGVICEKCGVEVTQAKVRRERMGHIELASPVAHIWFLKSLPSRIGLLLDMPLRDIERVLYFESYIVTEPGMTDLEKGQLLTEEQYIDAEDRWGDEFEAKMGAEAIQALLRDMDLEVECETLREELQETNSETKRKKITKRLKLLESFIQSGNKPEWMVMTVLPVLPPDLRPLVPLDGGRFATSDLNDLYRRVINRNNRLKRLLDLIAPDIIVRNEKRMLQESVDALLDNGRRGRAITGSNRRPLKSLADMIKGKQGRFRQNLLGKRVDYSGRSVITVGPYLHLHQCGLPKKMALELFRPFIYAKLESRGFATTIKAAKKMVEREDAIVWDILAEVIREHPILLNRAPTLHRLGIQAFEPILIEGKAIQLHPLVCAAFNADFDGDQMAVHVPLTLEAQLEARALMMSTNNILSPANGEPIIVPSQDVVLGLYYMTRDKVNGKGEGMLLQDPREAEKAYRTGQAELHSRVKVRITEYVKDASNEFVPQTSLVDTTIGRAILWMIAPKGMPFSLFNQTLGKKAISKLINESYRRLGLKASVLFADQIMYTGFAYAARSGSSVGIDDMVIPAKKYEIISAAEQEVAEIQEQFQSGLVTAGERYNKVIDIWAAANERVAKAMMENLSQEEVMNREGELEKQASFNSIFMMADSGARGSAAQIRQLAGMRGLMARPDGSIIETPITANFREGLNVLQYFISTHGARKGLADTALKTANSGYLTRRLVDVAQDLVIIEDDCGTYEGIVMTPLIEGGDVKEPLRDRVLGRVAAEDILKPGTDEVLIPRNTLLDEKLCDLIDENSVDSIKVRSVVTCDTNFGVCAKCYGRDLARGHLINQGEAVGVIAAQSIGEPGTQLTMRTFHIGGAASAAAKESSIQVKNNGTLRLANVKFVTNKEGKLVLTSRNTELTIIDAFGRTKEHYKVPYGAVLNKADGDEVNAGEIVANWDPHTMPVVSEVSGFVKFVDITDGVTVTRQTDELTGLSSIVVQDVGERATAGKDLRPTIKLVDAQGNDILVAGSDIPAQYTLPGKAIVTLEDGAEVHVGDSLARIPQESAGTKDITGGLPRVADLFEARKPKEPAILAEISGIVSFGKETKGKRRLLITPTEGEVYEEMIPKWRQLNVFEGEMVERGDLISDGAETPHDILRLRGVHAVTDYIVNEVQEVYRLQGVKINDKHIEVIVRQMLRKAIITKAYDSEFLEGEQVEVARVKMVNQKREAEGKPLVEFERELLGITKASLATESFISAASFQETTRVLTEAAVAGKRDELRGLKENVIVGRLIPAGTGFAYHQQRQKNRAAGIIEPEQPTKASTISDEEIASEFTFTADDATASLAEMLNMAEDAE; translated from the coding sequence GTGAAAGACTTAGTTAAGTTTTTAAAAGCACAATCTAAATCCAGCGAAGATTTTGATGTGATCAAAATTGGTTTAGCCTCACCGGATATGATCCGTTCTTGGTCATTTGGTGAAGTTAAGAAACCTGAAACCATCAACTACCGTACGTTTAAACCAGAGCGTGACGGACTTTTCTGTGCGCGTATTTTCGGGCCAGTAAAAGACTACGAATGTTTATGCGGAAAATATAAACGCTTAAAACACCGTGGGGTAATTTGTGAAAAATGTGGCGTAGAAGTGACACAAGCAAAAGTTCGCCGTGAACGTATGGGTCATATTGAGCTTGCTTCACCTGTTGCTCATATCTGGTTCTTAAAATCTTTACCGTCCCGTATCGGCTTATTATTAGATATGCCGTTGCGTGATATTGAACGTGTACTTTATTTTGAATCTTACATTGTTACTGAGCCAGGAATGACTGATCTTGAAAAAGGTCAATTATTAACGGAAGAACAATATATAGACGCAGAAGACCGTTGGGGCGATGAATTTGAAGCTAAAATGGGTGCAGAAGCGATCCAAGCGTTATTGCGTGATATGGATCTAGAAGTGGAATGTGAAACCTTGCGTGAAGAGTTGCAAGAAACCAATTCAGAAACCAAACGCAAAAAAATCACTAAGCGCTTAAAATTATTAGAATCTTTCATTCAATCAGGTAATAAACCTGAATGGATGGTGATGACCGTATTGCCAGTGTTACCACCAGATTTACGTCCATTAGTTCCACTTGATGGCGGACGTTTTGCCACTTCAGATTTGAACGATTTATATCGCCGTGTGATCAACCGTAATAACCGTTTAAAACGCTTATTAGACTTGATTGCGCCAGATATTATCGTGCGTAACGAAAAACGTATGTTACAAGAATCTGTTGATGCATTATTGGATAATGGTCGCCGTGGCCGTGCAATTACCGGTTCTAACCGCCGTCCATTGAAATCACTTGCGGATATGATCAAAGGTAAACAAGGTCGTTTCCGTCAAAACTTATTGGGTAAACGTGTAGATTACTCAGGCCGTTCTGTAATCACCGTAGGGCCATACTTACATCTACATCAATGTGGTTTACCGAAAAAAATGGCGTTGGAATTATTCCGTCCATTTATTTATGCCAAATTAGAAAGCCGTGGCTTTGCAACTACAATCAAAGCAGCGAAGAAAATGGTTGAGCGTGAAGACGCAATCGTATGGGATATTTTGGCAGAAGTAATTCGTGAACACCCAATCCTATTGAACCGTGCGCCGACCTTGCACCGTTTGGGTATTCAAGCCTTTGAGCCGATTTTAATTGAAGGTAAAGCGATTCAATTGCACCCTTTAGTGTGTGCGGCGTTCAACGCGGACTTCGATGGTGACCAAATGGCGGTTCACGTGCCATTAACCCTTGAAGCACAGCTTGAAGCACGTGCCTTGATGATGTCAACCAACAACATTCTTTCACCAGCAAATGGTGAGCCGATTATCGTACCATCACAGGACGTTGTATTAGGTCTTTACTATATGACTCGTGATAAAGTGAACGGTAAAGGCGAAGGAATGTTATTGCAAGATCCACGCGAAGCGGAGAAAGCTTACCGTACAGGTCAAGCGGAATTACATTCTCGTGTGAAAGTGCGTATCACAGAATATGTGAAAGATGCCTCTAACGAATTTGTGCCGCAAACCAGCCTTGTGGATACCACAATTGGTCGTGCCATTTTATGGATGATCGCACCAAAAGGTATGCCATTTAGCTTGTTCAACCAAACCTTAGGCAAAAAAGCGATTTCAAAATTAATTAACGAAAGCTATCGCCGTTTAGGGTTGAAAGCGAGCGTATTGTTTGCTGACCAAATTATGTACACTGGTTTCGCTTACGCTGCACGTTCAGGTTCATCAGTAGGTATTGACGATATGGTGATCCCAGCGAAGAAATATGAAATTATTTCAGCCGCAGAACAAGAAGTTGCAGAAATCCAAGAGCAATTCCAATCAGGTTTGGTAACAGCAGGTGAGCGTTATAACAAAGTAATCGATATTTGGGCAGCAGCGAATGAACGTGTTGCCAAAGCGATGATGGAAAACCTTTCTCAAGAAGAAGTAATGAACCGTGAAGGGGAGTTAGAAAAACAAGCTTCATTTAACAGCATCTTTATGATGGCTGACTCAGGGGCGCGTGGTTCTGCGGCTCAGATTCGTCAGCTTGCAGGTATGCGTGGTTTGATGGCGCGTCCAGACGGCTCAATCATCGAAACGCCAATTACCGCGAACTTCCGTGAAGGTTTGAACGTACTTCAGTACTTTATTTCAACCCACGGTGCGCGTAAAGGTTTGGCGGATACCGCATTAAAAACTGCGAACTCTGGTTACTTAACCCGCCGTTTAGTAGATGTGGCACAAGATTTAGTAATCATCGAAGATGACTGTGGCACTTACGAAGGTATCGTAATGACCCCATTAATCGAGGGGGGAGATGTAAAAGAACCTCTGCGTGATCGTGTGTTAGGTCGTGTGGCGGCAGAAGACATCTTAAAACCGGGTACAGACGAAGTTTTAATTCCGCGTAATACTTTATTAGATGAAAAACTTTGTGATCTGATTGATGAAAATTCCGTAGATAGCATTAAAGTACGCTCTGTTGTAACCTGTGACACCAACTTTGGTGTGTGTGCGAAATGTTACGGACGCGATCTTGCACGCGGACACCTTATCAACCAAGGTGAAGCCGTGGGGGTTATCGCTGCGCAATCAATCGGTGAGCCGGGTACACAGCTAACGATGCGTACGTTCCATATCGGTGGTGCGGCATCTGCGGCAGCGAAAGAATCAAGCATTCAAGTTAAGAATAACGGTACTTTACGTTTAGCCAACGTGAAATTCGTGACGAATAAAGAAGGCAAATTGGTCTTAACTTCGCGTAACACGGAATTAACCATTATTGACGCATTTGGTCGTACCAAAGAGCATTATAAAGTGCCTTACGGTGCAGTGTTAAACAAAGCAGATGGCGATGAAGTGAACGCAGGCGAAATCGTAGCGAACTGGGATCCACATACAATGCCAGTGGTTTCTGAAGTATCAGGTTTCGTGAAATTCGTAGATATTACTGACGGTGTAACTGTAACTCGTCAAACTGATGAATTAACTGGTTTATCTTCAATCGTAGTACAAGATGTGGGTGAACGTGCAACAGCAGGTAAGGATTTACGTCCAACCATTAAACTTGTTGATGCGCAAGGCAACGACATTCTTGTTGCAGGTTCAGATATACCAGCACAGTACACCTTGCCAGGTAAAGCGATTGTAACCCTTGAAGATGGTGCGGAAGTTCACGTGGGGGATTCTCTTGCGCGTATTCCACAAGAATCAGCGGGAACAAAAGATATTACCGGTGGTCTTCCACGCGTAGCGGATCTCTTTGAAGCACGTAAACCGAAAGAGCCAGCAATTCTAGCAGAAATTTCGGGTATTGTTTCTTTCGGTAAAGAAACCAAAGGTAAACGCCGCTTACTCATCACGCCAACTGAGGGCGAAGTGTACGAAGAAATGATTCCAAAATGGCGTCAGCTCAACGTATTTGAAGGTGAAATGGTAGAACGTGGGGATCTCATTTCTGATGGTGCAGAAACGCCACACGATATTCTACGCTTGCGCGGTGTACACGCAGTAACTGATTACATCGTAAACGAAGTGCAAGAAGTTTACCGCTTACAAGGGGTAAAAATTAACGATAAACATATCGAAGTGATCGTTCGCCAAATGTTGCGTAAAGCCATCATCACTAAGGCTTATGACTCTGAGTTCTTAGAGGGTGAGCAAGTGGAAGTGGCACGCGTGAAAATGGTTAACCAAAAACGCGAAGCGGAAGGAAAACCATTAGTGGAATTTGAGCGTGAATTATTGGGTATCACCAAAGCCTCATTGGCGACAGAATCCTTTATCTCAGCGGCCTCATTCCAAGAAACCACCCGCGTGCTTACAGAAGCCGCAGTGGCAGGTAAACGCGATGAATTGCGTGGCTTGAAAGAGAACGTTATCGTTGGTCGTTTGATTCCAGCAGGTACAGGTTTTGCGTATCACCAACAACGCCAGAAAAACCGTGCTGCAGGTATCATTGAACCTGAACAGCCAACCAAAGCATCAACCATTTCTGATGAAGAAATTGCATCAGAATTTACCTTCACCGCAGACGATGCAACCGCAAGTCTTGCTGAAATGTTAAATATGGCAGAAGATGCAGAATAA